From a single Molothrus ater isolate BHLD 08-10-18 breed brown headed cowbird chromosome Z, BPBGC_Mater_1.1, whole genome shotgun sequence genomic region:
- the RIC1 gene encoding guanine nucleotide exchange factor subunit RIC1 isoform X2, with protein sequence MYFLSGWPKRLLCPLESLERPLHIQTDPQRAFFAVLFPSQLSIWYCRPSVLIVSYKELSKAASQFGPYKQAEWRPDSTMIAVSTANGYILFFEIPSARDKYLYEPIYPKGSPHLKGTPHYKEEQCAPSLNLEMKKVLDLQASITSLQSMLEDLLVATADGFLHLIHWDGMTNGRKAINLCTVPFSVDLQSSRGSLMGFEDVYIRDMEYCATLDGFAVVFNDGRVGFITPMSSRFTAEQLHGVWAQDVVDGTCVAVNNKYRLMAFGCANGSVQVYTIDTTTGAMQFSHKLELTPKQYPDIWNKTGPVKLIRWSPDSCVVMVTWECGGLSLWSVFGAQLICTLGGDFAYQSDGAKKDPLKIRSMTWGSEGYHLWVIDGSSSSNMKLERNANNEAQQFGILQFQFIKSALTVNPCMSNQEQVLLQGEDRLYLNCGDAAQTQSPRNTLAHSEHNHTRERGPFSDGSLDSQGLSTLLGHRHWHVVQIHSTYLESNWPIRFSAIDKLGQNVAVVGKFGFAHYSLLTKKWKLFGNITQEQTMMVTGGLAWWNDFIVLACYNLNDHQEELRIYLRTSNLDNAFAHITKVQANTLLLSVFRDIVILFRADCSICLYSIERRSEGLNPTASIQILQEVSMSRYIPHPFLVVSVTLTSVRTETGITLKMPQQACEAESIMLNLAGQLIMLQRDRSGPQIRDKDNNPNQRKHLPFCAPVVLAQSVENVWTTCRINKQKRHLLEALWLSCGGAGMKVWLPLFPRDHRKPHSFLSRRIMLPFHINIYPLAVLFEDALVLGAVNDTVLYDCLYTQTSAREHLEVLFPFSIVERTSQIYLHHILRQLLVRNLGEQALLLAHSCATLPYFPHVLELMLHEVLEEEATSREPIPDPLLPTVAKFITEFPLFLQTVVHCARKTEYALWNYLFAAVGNPKDLFEECLMAQDLDTAASYLIILQNMEVPAVSRQHATLLFNTALEQGKWDLCRHMIRFLKAIGSGETETPPTTPTTQEPSSSSGFEFFRHRSISLSQSAENLHSKFNLTKTLSMPSGPSGKRWSKDSDCAENMYIDMMLWRHARRLLEEIKLKDLGCFAAQLGFELIGWLCKERARAARVEDFVCALKKLHKDFLWPFPVIPASSINSPFKNGKYKTAVGEQLLKSQSTDTFVNMEMDTGISNTPRSRSWLGTISSSQREIDTVSSHGPHMQDAFLSPLLSKVFLIGDECSIGSATDLTETSSMVDGDWTMVDENFSSLSLTQSELEQLSLELASKGPHKSQVQLRYLLHIFMEAGCLDWCVVIGLILRESSVISQVFSIMQSSDIDGEICQNIKTGLDAVDKWASTDCPGYKPFLSIIKPQIQKLNEIVEEQVQPEAFQPVNPSKVPEQANPRAEESRTSSSHGTNPQSDAGSSNASRHEEDKAKTEDEDSFQEGSYDCVVS encoded by the exons ccaAGTGTATTAATCGTAAGCTACAAGGAACTTTCAAAAGCAGCTTCTCAGTTTGGACCTTACAAACAAGCAGAATGGCGGCCTGACAGCACAATGATAGCTGTTTCG actGCAAATGGATACATCTTATTTTTTGAAATCCCATCAGCAAGAGACAAGTATCTTTATGAGCCAATATATCCTAA AGGAAGCCCTCACCTGAAGGGAACCCCACATTATAAGGAAGAGCAATGTGCTCCTTCATTAAATCTAGAAATGAAGAAAGTGCTGGACTTGCAAGCCTCTATCACAAG TTTGCAGTCCATGTTAGAAGATCTACTTGTGGCTACTGCTGATGGATTTCTCCATCTCATTCACTGGGATGGGATGACCAATGGGAGGAAGGCCATCAACCTATGTACAGTTCCATTTTCTGTAGATCTGCAGTCTTCCCGAG GTTCACTTATGGGATTTGAAGATGTTTACATCAGAGATATGGAATACTGTGCCACGCTTGATGgctttgctgttgtttttaatgaTGGCAGAGTTGGTTTCATTACACCGATGTCAAGTAGATTCACTGCTGAG CAGCTCCATGGTGTTTGGGCACAAGATGTAGTTGATGGAACTTGTGTGGCAGTGAATAATAAATACAGGCTAATGGCGTTTGGATGTGCCAA tggctctgtgcaggTTTATACAATAGATACCACCACTGGCGCCATGCAGTTTTCTCATAAATTGGAACTGACACCAAAACAATATCCTG ATATTTGGAATAAAACAGGACCCGTTAAACTAATCAGATGGTCACCTGATAGCTGTGTTGTGATGGTGACCTGGGAATGTGGAGGTTTGTCCTTATGGAGTGTTTTTGGTGCTCAGCTTATCTGTACTTTAGGAGGCGATTTTGC GTATCAATCTGATGGTGCCAAAAAGGACCCTCTAAAAATCCGTTCCATG ACCTGGGGATCAGAAGGGTATCATCTCTGGGTTATTGATGGGAGTTCTTCTTCAAACATGAAActtgaaagaaatgcaaataatgaAGCTCAGCAGTTTGGTATTCTGCAgtttcagttcatcaagagtGCACTCACTGTTAATCCTTGTATG AGTAACCAGGAGCAAGTCCTCCTTCAAGGAGAAGATCGCTTATATTTGAACTGTGGAGATGCAGCACAGACTCAGAGTCCCAGAAATACTTTGGCACACTCTGAACATAACCACACCAGGGAAAGAGGCCCATTTTCAGATGGCAGTTTAGATTCTCAGGGTTTAAGCACTTTACTAGGACACCGGCATTGGCATGTTGTACAG attcaTAGTACATATCTAGAGAGCAACTGGCCTATAAGG ttttcagCTATTGACAAGCTTGGACAGAATGTAGCTGTTGTTGGCAAGTTTGGTTTTGCACATTATTCTTTACTCACCAAAAAATGGAAGCTGTTTGGAAACATTACCCAG gagcAAACTATGATGGTAACAGGTGGCTTAGCATGGTGGAATGACTTCATTGTTCTTGCATGTTATAATTTAAATGATCACCAGGAAGAG CTGAGAATCTACCTGCGAACGTCTAACCTTGACAACGCGTTTGCTCACATCACCAAAGTGCAGGCAAACACGTTACTACTGAGTGTCTTCCGGGACATTGTGATATTGTTCAGAGCAGATTGTTCCATTTGCCTTTACAGTATTGAGAGACGGTCTGAGGG tcttAATCCTACTGCCAGTATCCAAATTCTTCAAGAAGTATCCATGTCTCGGTACATTCCTCATCCTTTTCTTGTAGTGTCTGTTACCTTGACATCAGTGAGAACAGAGACTGGCATCACCTTGAAGATGCCTCAGCAG GCTTGTGAAGCTGAAAGTATTATGCTTAACTTAGCAGGACAACTTATCATGTTGCAAAGGGATCGATCTGGACCCCAGATACGAGATAAAGATAATAATCCTAATCAAAGAAAGCAT ctGCCTTTTTGTGCTCCAGTTGTCCTAGCCCAGTCTGTTGAAAATGTATGGACTACTTGCAGGATTAACAAACAGAAACGCCACTTACTGGAGGCTCTGTGGCTCAGCTGTGGTGGGGCAGGTATGAAAGTCTGGCTTCCCCTGTTTCCCAGAGATCATCGAAAACCGCATTCCTTTCTGTCAAGACGGATCATGCTGCCTTTCCACATCAACATATACCCATTGGCTGTTTTGTTTGAAGATGCCTTGGTTCTTGGTGCTGTTAATGACACTGTGCTCTATGACTGTTTATACACTCAAACCAGTGCTAGAGAACACTTAGAGGTTCTCTTTCCGTTCTCCATTGTTGAGAGAACCTCTCAGATCTACCTCCATCACATTTTACGCCAGCTCTTGGTTAGGAACCTCGGTGAACAAGCCTTGCTTTTGGCCCACTCCTGTGCCACATTACCATACTTCCCTCATGTACTAGAACTGATGCTTCATGAAGTGCTGGAAGAAGAAGCTACCTCGCGGGAACCCATTCCCGACCCTCTCCTTCCCACTGTGGCGAAGTTCATTACAGAATTCCCCCTCTTCCTGCAGACAGTTGTTCATTGTGCTAGGAAGACAGAATATGCCCTGTGGAATTacctttttgctgctgttggaaACCCGAAGGACTTATTTGAAGAGTGCTTAATGGCCCAGGACTTGGACACAGCTGCCTCTTACCTTATTATCCTACAG AATATGGAAGTTCCAGCAGTTAGCAGACAACACGCTACTCTCCTATTTAATACTGCCTTAGAGCAGGGAAAGTGGGATCTCTGTCGTCATATGATTAGATTTCTTAAAGCCATTGGCtctggagaaacagaaacacCCCCAACTACACCAACAACTCAG GAACCTAGTTCAAGTAGTGGTTTTGAATTCTTCAGGCACCGCAGCATTAGTTTATCCCAATCAGCGGAGAATCTCCATAGCAAATTTAATCTGACAAAGACTCTGAGTATGCCCTCTGGCCCGTCTGGAAAAAG GTGGAGTAAAGACAGTGACTGTGCTGAGAACATGTATATTGACATGATGCTCTGGCGGCATGCTCGGCGTCTGCTGGAGGAAATCAAGCTGAAAGACCTTGGCTGCTTTGCTGCACAGTTGGGCTTTGAGCTGATCGGCTGGTTGTGCAAGGAGCGAGCCAGAGCTGCCCGTGTGGAGGATTTTGTGTGTGCTTTGAAAAAGCTACACAAGGATTTCCTCTGGCCATTTCCAGTTATACCAGCTTCATCCATTAATTCACCTTTCAAGAATGGAAAGTACAAGACAG cTGTGGGGGAACAACTACTAAAATCTCAGTCTACAGACACCTTTGTAAACATGGAAATGGACACAGGGATTTCAAACACACCTCGCAGTCGTAGCTGGCTTGGTACTATCAGCTCTTCTCAGAGAGAGATTGATACTGTTTCATCCCATGGACCACACATGCAAGATGCATTCCTTTCTCCTTTGCTAAGTAAAG TGTTTTTGATAGGTGATGAATGCAGCATTGGTTCAGCAACGGACCTGACTGAAACAAGTTCTATGGTGGATGGAGACTGGACCATGGTGGATGAAAACTTCTCCAGTCTAAGTTTAACTCAGTCAGAGCTTGAGCAGCTCTCTCTAGAGCTGGCCAGTAAAGGGCCACACAAGTCACAGGTGCAGCTGCG GTATTTGCTACATATCTTCATGGAAGCAGGATGTCTGGATTGGTGTGTTGTCATAGGCCTTATTCTCAGAGAATCTTCAGTTATCAGCCAGGTTTTCAGTATCATGCAGTCCTCTGATATTGATGGAGAAATCTGTCAGAATATTAAGACTGGCCTAGATGCTGTTGACAAGTGGGCTTCTACAGATTG CCCTGGGTACAAGCCATTTCTAAGTATCATCAAACCACAGATCCAGAAACTAAATGAAATAGTAGAAGAGCAAGTACAACCAGAAGCATTTCAGCCAGTGAATCCTTCTAAGGTTCCTGAACAAGCGAACCCAAGAGCTGAGGAAAGCAGGACTTCATCTAGCCATGGCACTAATCCTCAGAGTGATGCTGGAAGCAGCAATGCAAGCAGACATGAAGAGGACAAGGCTAAGACAGAGGATGAGGATTCATTCCAAGAAGGCAGTTATGACTGTGTTGTGTCTTAA
- the RIC1 gene encoding guanine nucleotide exchange factor subunit RIC1 isoform X3, whose product MYFLSGWPKRLLCPLESLERPLHIQTDPQRAFFAVLFPSQLSIWYCRPSVLIVSYKELSKAASQFGPYKQAEWRPDSTMIAVSTANGYILFFEIPSARDKYLYEPIYPKGSPHLKGTPHYKEEQCAPSLNLEMKKVLDLQASITSLQSMLEDLLVATADGFLHLIHWDGMTNGRKAINLCTVPFSVDLQSSRAGSLMGFEDVYIRDMEYCATLDGFAVVFNDGRVGFITPMSSRFTAELHGVWAQDVVDGTCVAVNNKYRLMAFGCANGSVQVYTIDTTTGAMQFSHKLELTPKQYPDIWNKTGPVKLIRWSPDSCVVMVTWECGGLSLWSVFGAQLICTLGGDFAYQSDGAKKDPLKIRSMTWGSEGYHLWVIDGSSSSNMKLERNANNEAQQFGILQFQFIKSALTVNPCMSNQEQVLLQGEDRLYLNCGDAAQTQSPRNTLAHSEHNHTRERGPFSDGSLDSQGLSTLLGHRHWHVVQIHSTYLESNWPIRFSAIDKLGQNVAVVGKFGFAHYSLLTKKWKLFGNITQEQTMMVTGGLAWWNDFIVLACYNLNDHQEELRIYLRTSNLDNAFAHITKVQANTLLLSVFRDIVILFRADCSICLYSIERRSEGLNPTASIQILQEVSMSRYIPHPFLVVSVTLTSVRTETGITLKMPQQACEAESIMLNLAGQLIMLQRDRSGPQIRDKDNNPNQRKHLPFCAPVVLAQSVENVWTTCRINKQKRHLLEALWLSCGGAGMKVWLPLFPRDHRKPHSFLSRRIMLPFHINIYPLAVLFEDALVLGAVNDTVLYDCLYTQTSAREHLEVLFPFSIVERTSQIYLHHILRQLLVRNLGEQALLLAHSCATLPYFPHVLELMLHEVLEEEATSREPIPDPLLPTVAKFITEFPLFLQTVVHCARKTEYALWNYLFAAVGNPKDLFEECLMAQDLDTAASYLIILQNMEVPAVSRQHATLLFNTALEQGKWDLCRHMIRFLKAIGSGETETPPTTPTTQEPSSSSGFEFFRHRSISLSQSAENLHSKFNLTKTLSMPSGPSGKRWSKDSDCAENMYIDMMLWRHARRLLEEIKLKDLGCFAAQLGFELIGWLCKERARAARVEDFVCALKKLHKDFLWPFPVIPASSINSPFKNGKYKTAVGEQLLKSQSTDTFVNMEMDTGISNTPRSRSWLGTISSSQREIDTVSSHGPHMQDAFLSPLLSKVFLIGDECSIGSATDLTETSSMVDGDWTMVDENFSSLSLTQSELEQLSLELASKGPHKSQVQLRYLLHIFMEAGCLDWCVVIGLILRESSVISQVFSIMQSSDIDGEICQNIKTGLDAVDKWASTDCPGYKPFLSIIKPQIQKLNEIVEEQVQPEAFQPVNPSKVPEQANPRAEESRTSSSHGTNPQSDAGSSNASRHEEDKAKTEDEDSFQEGSYDCVVS is encoded by the exons ccaAGTGTATTAATCGTAAGCTACAAGGAACTTTCAAAAGCAGCTTCTCAGTTTGGACCTTACAAACAAGCAGAATGGCGGCCTGACAGCACAATGATAGCTGTTTCG actGCAAATGGATACATCTTATTTTTTGAAATCCCATCAGCAAGAGACAAGTATCTTTATGAGCCAATATATCCTAA AGGAAGCCCTCACCTGAAGGGAACCCCACATTATAAGGAAGAGCAATGTGCTCCTTCATTAAATCTAGAAATGAAGAAAGTGCTGGACTTGCAAGCCTCTATCACAAG TTTGCAGTCCATGTTAGAAGATCTACTTGTGGCTACTGCTGATGGATTTCTCCATCTCATTCACTGGGATGGGATGACCAATGGGAGGAAGGCCATCAACCTATGTACAGTTCCATTTTCTGTAGATCTGCAGTCTTCCCGAG CAGGTTCACTTATGGGATTTGAAGATGTTTACATCAGAGATATGGAATACTGTGCCACGCTTGATGgctttgctgttgtttttaatgaTGGCAGAGTTGGTTTCATTACACCGATGTCAAGTAGATTCACTGCTGAG CTCCATGGTGTTTGGGCACAAGATGTAGTTGATGGAACTTGTGTGGCAGTGAATAATAAATACAGGCTAATGGCGTTTGGATGTGCCAA tggctctgtgcaggTTTATACAATAGATACCACCACTGGCGCCATGCAGTTTTCTCATAAATTGGAACTGACACCAAAACAATATCCTG ATATTTGGAATAAAACAGGACCCGTTAAACTAATCAGATGGTCACCTGATAGCTGTGTTGTGATGGTGACCTGGGAATGTGGAGGTTTGTCCTTATGGAGTGTTTTTGGTGCTCAGCTTATCTGTACTTTAGGAGGCGATTTTGC GTATCAATCTGATGGTGCCAAAAAGGACCCTCTAAAAATCCGTTCCATG ACCTGGGGATCAGAAGGGTATCATCTCTGGGTTATTGATGGGAGTTCTTCTTCAAACATGAAActtgaaagaaatgcaaataatgaAGCTCAGCAGTTTGGTATTCTGCAgtttcagttcatcaagagtGCACTCACTGTTAATCCTTGTATG AGTAACCAGGAGCAAGTCCTCCTTCAAGGAGAAGATCGCTTATATTTGAACTGTGGAGATGCAGCACAGACTCAGAGTCCCAGAAATACTTTGGCACACTCTGAACATAACCACACCAGGGAAAGAGGCCCATTTTCAGATGGCAGTTTAGATTCTCAGGGTTTAAGCACTTTACTAGGACACCGGCATTGGCATGTTGTACAG attcaTAGTACATATCTAGAGAGCAACTGGCCTATAAGG ttttcagCTATTGACAAGCTTGGACAGAATGTAGCTGTTGTTGGCAAGTTTGGTTTTGCACATTATTCTTTACTCACCAAAAAATGGAAGCTGTTTGGAAACATTACCCAG gagcAAACTATGATGGTAACAGGTGGCTTAGCATGGTGGAATGACTTCATTGTTCTTGCATGTTATAATTTAAATGATCACCAGGAAGAG CTGAGAATCTACCTGCGAACGTCTAACCTTGACAACGCGTTTGCTCACATCACCAAAGTGCAGGCAAACACGTTACTACTGAGTGTCTTCCGGGACATTGTGATATTGTTCAGAGCAGATTGTTCCATTTGCCTTTACAGTATTGAGAGACGGTCTGAGGG tcttAATCCTACTGCCAGTATCCAAATTCTTCAAGAAGTATCCATGTCTCGGTACATTCCTCATCCTTTTCTTGTAGTGTCTGTTACCTTGACATCAGTGAGAACAGAGACTGGCATCACCTTGAAGATGCCTCAGCAG GCTTGTGAAGCTGAAAGTATTATGCTTAACTTAGCAGGACAACTTATCATGTTGCAAAGGGATCGATCTGGACCCCAGATACGAGATAAAGATAATAATCCTAATCAAAGAAAGCAT ctGCCTTTTTGTGCTCCAGTTGTCCTAGCCCAGTCTGTTGAAAATGTATGGACTACTTGCAGGATTAACAAACAGAAACGCCACTTACTGGAGGCTCTGTGGCTCAGCTGTGGTGGGGCAGGTATGAAAGTCTGGCTTCCCCTGTTTCCCAGAGATCATCGAAAACCGCATTCCTTTCTGTCAAGACGGATCATGCTGCCTTTCCACATCAACATATACCCATTGGCTGTTTTGTTTGAAGATGCCTTGGTTCTTGGTGCTGTTAATGACACTGTGCTCTATGACTGTTTATACACTCAAACCAGTGCTAGAGAACACTTAGAGGTTCTCTTTCCGTTCTCCATTGTTGAGAGAACCTCTCAGATCTACCTCCATCACATTTTACGCCAGCTCTTGGTTAGGAACCTCGGTGAACAAGCCTTGCTTTTGGCCCACTCCTGTGCCACATTACCATACTTCCCTCATGTACTAGAACTGATGCTTCATGAAGTGCTGGAAGAAGAAGCTACCTCGCGGGAACCCATTCCCGACCCTCTCCTTCCCACTGTGGCGAAGTTCATTACAGAATTCCCCCTCTTCCTGCAGACAGTTGTTCATTGTGCTAGGAAGACAGAATATGCCCTGTGGAATTacctttttgctgctgttggaaACCCGAAGGACTTATTTGAAGAGTGCTTAATGGCCCAGGACTTGGACACAGCTGCCTCTTACCTTATTATCCTACAG AATATGGAAGTTCCAGCAGTTAGCAGACAACACGCTACTCTCCTATTTAATACTGCCTTAGAGCAGGGAAAGTGGGATCTCTGTCGTCATATGATTAGATTTCTTAAAGCCATTGGCtctggagaaacagaaacacCCCCAACTACACCAACAACTCAG GAACCTAGTTCAAGTAGTGGTTTTGAATTCTTCAGGCACCGCAGCATTAGTTTATCCCAATCAGCGGAGAATCTCCATAGCAAATTTAATCTGACAAAGACTCTGAGTATGCCCTCTGGCCCGTCTGGAAAAAG GTGGAGTAAAGACAGTGACTGTGCTGAGAACATGTATATTGACATGATGCTCTGGCGGCATGCTCGGCGTCTGCTGGAGGAAATCAAGCTGAAAGACCTTGGCTGCTTTGCTGCACAGTTGGGCTTTGAGCTGATCGGCTGGTTGTGCAAGGAGCGAGCCAGAGCTGCCCGTGTGGAGGATTTTGTGTGTGCTTTGAAAAAGCTACACAAGGATTTCCTCTGGCCATTTCCAGTTATACCAGCTTCATCCATTAATTCACCTTTCAAGAATGGAAAGTACAAGACAG cTGTGGGGGAACAACTACTAAAATCTCAGTCTACAGACACCTTTGTAAACATGGAAATGGACACAGGGATTTCAAACACACCTCGCAGTCGTAGCTGGCTTGGTACTATCAGCTCTTCTCAGAGAGAGATTGATACTGTTTCATCCCATGGACCACACATGCAAGATGCATTCCTTTCTCCTTTGCTAAGTAAAG TGTTTTTGATAGGTGATGAATGCAGCATTGGTTCAGCAACGGACCTGACTGAAACAAGTTCTATGGTGGATGGAGACTGGACCATGGTGGATGAAAACTTCTCCAGTCTAAGTTTAACTCAGTCAGAGCTTGAGCAGCTCTCTCTAGAGCTGGCCAGTAAAGGGCCACACAAGTCACAGGTGCAGCTGCG GTATTTGCTACATATCTTCATGGAAGCAGGATGTCTGGATTGGTGTGTTGTCATAGGCCTTATTCTCAGAGAATCTTCAGTTATCAGCCAGGTTTTCAGTATCATGCAGTCCTCTGATATTGATGGAGAAATCTGTCAGAATATTAAGACTGGCCTAGATGCTGTTGACAAGTGGGCTTCTACAGATTG CCCTGGGTACAAGCCATTTCTAAGTATCATCAAACCACAGATCCAGAAACTAAATGAAATAGTAGAAGAGCAAGTACAACCAGAAGCATTTCAGCCAGTGAATCCTTCTAAGGTTCCTGAACAAGCGAACCCAAGAGCTGAGGAAAGCAGGACTTCATCTAGCCATGGCACTAATCCTCAGAGTGATGCTGGAAGCAGCAATGCAAGCAGACATGAAGAGGACAAGGCTAAGACAGAGGATGAGGATTCATTCCAAGAAGGCAGTTATGACTGTGTTGTGTCTTAA